One Rossellomorea aquimaris DNA window includes the following coding sequences:
- a CDS encoding DUF58 domain-containing protein — protein MKTKLQFLKPLGKFLLLLILVGISFSYAMFQGGFVSWFLFYSFLPFALYAASVFLYPLSGFYVERSFESNEYKAGDELKVTITLSRKIPFPLFYMVLEDVVTDSVFHHSSFQKAKAMIHPGFRKRIKLTYYIEELPRGEHVFSAVRLRAGDFFGIFEKEASIDCTNKLLVYPAFVDVPYRPLENRYDQGMTTSNVKIQKDTTMATGIREYQPGDRFSWIHWKTFARTNELMTKEFEERQSHDVLIVLDREDSPAFESMVTLSASMIRSILKKGAQVGLVSIGEDHVSFPIRGGEEHQSQLFYHLAKVRQDSPYALGKVLQGEGLNYSQSAAVLFVTSSVSKKMIMSVNQYAKRNSSVMIFLVKRKGDAYTAEEKSLKAYASSRGIRLKVCYEDDFSSAFVEVKRA, from the coding sequence ATGAAGACGAAACTTCAATTTCTTAAACCATTGGGGAAGTTTCTTCTGCTGCTCATTTTAGTGGGGATCTCGTTTTCTTACGCGATGTTCCAGGGGGGATTTGTCAGCTGGTTTTTATTTTATAGCTTTCTGCCATTCGCCCTTTATGCTGCCTCTGTATTCTTATATCCTCTTTCTGGGTTTTATGTAGAGAGGAGTTTCGAATCAAATGAGTACAAAGCGGGGGATGAGTTGAAGGTGACGATTACCCTTTCACGAAAGATTCCATTTCCTTTATTTTATATGGTGTTAGAGGATGTGGTAACAGATTCCGTTTTTCACCATTCCAGTTTTCAAAAGGCGAAAGCGATGATTCACCCCGGGTTCAGAAAACGAATCAAGCTCACGTATTACATAGAAGAACTGCCCCGTGGAGAGCATGTTTTCTCTGCTGTCCGACTCCGTGCGGGCGATTTCTTCGGCATATTCGAAAAGGAAGCATCCATTGATTGTACCAATAAGCTTCTGGTATATCCGGCGTTCGTCGATGTTCCCTACAGGCCCCTGGAAAATCGTTATGATCAAGGGATGACCACTTCGAATGTGAAGATTCAGAAGGACACGACCATGGCAACGGGTATACGTGAATATCAACCGGGGGATCGCTTTTCGTGGATTCATTGGAAGACCTTTGCCAGAACCAATGAACTGATGACGAAGGAGTTTGAGGAACGTCAATCCCACGATGTGCTGATCGTATTGGATCGGGAAGATTCTCCTGCCTTTGAATCGATGGTGACATTGTCGGCCTCGATGATTCGTTCCATATTGAAAAAAGGGGCGCAAGTTGGACTTGTCTCGATAGGGGAAGATCATGTATCTTTTCCGATTCGCGGCGGTGAAGAACATCAAAGTCAGCTATTCTATCATCTGGCGAAGGTCAGACAGGATAGCCCTTACGCTTTAGGAAAAGTACTGCAGGGGGAAGGGTTGAACTACTCCCAATCCGCAGCTGTGCTGTTTGTCACCTCGTCTGTTTCAAAAAAGATGATCATGAGTGTGAATCAGTATGCGAAGCGGAACAGTTCCGTTATGATCTTTTTGGTGAAGCGTAAAGGGGACGCCTATACGGCCGAGGAGAAATCGTTGAAAGCTTACGCCTCGTCCCGTGGTATCCGGCTGAAGGTATGCTACGAAGATGACTTTTCTTCTGCTTTTGTGGAGGTGAAACGAGCATGA
- a CDS encoding nicotinate phosphoribosyltransferase, translating into MTHYADDSLALHTDLYQINMTKAYWDDDFHNRKAVFEVFFRKLPFGNGYAVFAGLERIIEYVKKFHFSESDIEYLRELGYEEEFLQYLADLRFTGTIRSMQEGEIAFGNVPLIRVEAPLAQAQLLETAILNIVNYQTLIATKANRIKQVVQDEVVMEFGTRRAHELDAAIWGTRAAYIGGFDATSNVRAGKLFGMPVSGTHAHSMVQAYQDDYQAFHKYAESHKDCVFLVDTYDTLKSGVPTAIQVAKELGDRIHFKGIRLDSGDMAYLSKKARKMLDEAGFTETKIIASNDLDEYTILNLKAQGARIDVWGVGTKLITAYDQPALGAVYKLASIENESGEMEDTIKISSNAEKVSTPGLKKVYRIINTVNHKSEGEYIALEHENPQNESRLKMFHPVHTYISKFITNFEARELHEDIFKDGELVYISPSLESMRSFVNENLDLLWDEYKRSMNPEGYPVDLSEECWTNKMNLIQKVKADVKEKFNKTM; encoded by the coding sequence ATGACGCACTATGCGGATGATAGTTTGGCTTTACATACAGATTTGTATCAGATTAATATGACGAAGGCGTATTGGGATGATGATTTCCATAATCGAAAGGCTGTTTTTGAAGTGTTCTTTCGAAAGCTGCCTTTTGGGAATGGATATGCGGTTTTTGCCGGGCTTGAACGGATCATTGAATATGTGAAAAAGTTTCATTTCTCTGAGAGTGATATTGAGTATTTAAGGGAATTGGGTTATGAAGAGGAATTCCTTCAGTACTTGGCGGACCTTCGATTTACGGGGACGATCCGTTCGATGCAGGAAGGGGAGATTGCGTTCGGGAATGTACCTCTTATCCGTGTGGAGGCTCCCTTGGCTCAAGCTCAGTTACTGGAGACGGCGATCTTAAATATCGTGAACTATCAAACCCTGATTGCGACGAAGGCGAATCGAATTAAGCAAGTGGTCCAGGATGAAGTCGTGATGGAGTTTGGTACGAGACGGGCCCATGAACTGGATGCAGCCATTTGGGGGACGCGGGCAGCTTATATTGGCGGCTTTGATGCGACGAGTAATGTTCGGGCGGGTAAGTTATTTGGGATGCCGGTATCAGGCACCCATGCCCATTCAATGGTTCAGGCTTATCAGGATGACTATCAAGCCTTCCATAAATACGCTGAGAGCCATAAGGACTGTGTGTTTTTAGTGGATACCTACGACACATTGAAATCAGGTGTACCCACGGCCATCCAGGTAGCAAAAGAGCTCGGTGACCGGATTCATTTCAAGGGTATTCGTTTGGACAGCGGTGATATGGCTTACTTATCCAAGAAAGCCCGTAAAATGCTTGATGAAGCAGGTTTTACCGAAACAAAGATCATTGCGTCAAATGACCTGGATGAATATACGATTCTGAATTTAAAAGCCCAAGGAGCCCGGATTGATGTATGGGGTGTGGGGACGAAGCTGATAACTGCCTATGATCAACCTGCATTAGGAGCTGTATATAAACTCGCTTCCATCGAAAATGAGTCGGGGGAAATGGAAGATACGATTAAAATATCGAGTAATGCCGAGAAGGTTTCAACTCCTGGACTCAAAAAGGTTTATCGTATCATCAATACGGTTAATCATAAATCAGAAGGGGAATATATTGCCCTGGAGCATGAAAATCCTCAAAATGAAAGCCGTCTGAAAATGTTTCATCCTGTGCATACCTACATTAGTAAATTCATCACTAACTTTGAAGCGAGGGAGCTCCACGAGGATATTTTTAAAGATGGGGAGCTGGTTTATATATCTCCGTCACTTGAATCAATGAGATCCTTTGTGAATGAAAATCTCGACCTGTTGTGGGACGAGTATAAACGTTCCATGAACCCAGAGGGATATCCCGTGGATTTAAGTGAAGAATGCTGGACGAACAAAATGAATCTGATTCAAAAGGTAAAGGCGGATGTAAAAGAGAAATTCAACAAAACGATGTAA
- a CDS encoding MoxR family ATPase — MSYEMVNPKLQSIIDNIEKVMIGKRKVAELSVVSLLAGGHVLLEDVPGVGKTMMVRALAKSVGASFKRIQFTPDLLPSDVIGVSIYNPKEMEFTFRPGPIMGNIILADEINRTSPKTQSALLEGMEESSVTIDGMTRKLDKPFFVMATQNPIEYEGTYPLPEAQLDRFLLKMKMGYPEPEEEMEVLHRAQKNPPIDELEPVMTLEELRYIQGEVKDVLVDDTIKKYIVEIANRTRIHANVYLGASPRGSIALMKACQAYAFLRGRDYVVPDDVQYLAPFVFSHRIIMKSEARYEGITPEEVVERVMARIPVPVQRLVR, encoded by the coding sequence ATGTCATATGAAATGGTAAACCCGAAACTGCAAAGTATTATTGATAATATAGAAAAAGTCATGATCGGAAAGAGGAAGGTAGCGGAACTGAGTGTCGTTTCACTTCTGGCTGGTGGGCATGTATTGCTTGAGGATGTTCCCGGTGTGGGGAAAACGATGATGGTCCGTGCACTGGCGAAATCGGTGGGGGCGAGCTTTAAGCGCATTCAGTTCACGCCGGATTTATTGCCTTCGGATGTGATTGGGGTGTCGATTTATAACCCGAAGGAAATGGAATTCACATTCAGACCGGGACCGATCATGGGGAATATTATTCTCGCGGATGAAATTAACCGTACGTCACCGAAGACCCAGTCCGCACTACTTGAGGGCATGGAAGAGAGCAGCGTGACGATCGACGGGATGACACGGAAGCTTGATAAACCTTTCTTCGTTATGGCGACTCAGAATCCGATTGAGTATGAAGGGACCTATCCTCTACCGGAAGCGCAGCTAGACCGCTTTTTATTAAAGATGAAAATGGGGTATCCTGAACCGGAAGAAGAGATGGAAGTTCTTCATCGCGCTCAGAAAAACCCGCCGATCGATGAGTTGGAGCCTGTCATGACCTTGGAGGAATTGAGATATATTCAAGGGGAAGTGAAAGATGTATTGGTCGATGACACGATCAAGAAATACATTGTGGAAATTGCGAATCGTACAAGGATTCATGCCAATGTTTACTTGGGGGCGAGTCCACGTGGATCGATCGCGTTGATGAAGGCATGTCAGGCATATGCCTTTTTAAGGGGCAGGGATTATGTGGTTCCCGATGACGTTCAGTATCTGGCACCTTTTGTTTTCTCTCACAGGATCATTATGAAATCTGAAGCGAGATATGAAGGTATCACTCCGGAAGAAGTAGTGGAAAGAGTGATGGCGCGTATCCCGGTTCCCGTACAAAGGCTTGTGAGATAG
- the nadE gene encoding ammonia-dependent NAD(+) synthetase codes for MDSLQKQIVEEMMVTPEINPQGEIRRSVDFMKSYLKKHSFLKSLVLGISGGQDSTLLGKLAQMAINEMNEESGSADYAFYAVRLPYGEQGDAEDAIDAVEFINPTVSLTVNVQPAVDASVETLKKNGIELSDFVKGNEKARERMKVQFAIAAMKDGVVLGTDHSAEAVTGFYTKYGDGAADLVPLFRLNKRQGKKLLMELGCPEHLYNKKPTADLEEDRPQIPDEEALGVTYDQLDDYLEGKEVPLEAKKAIEGHYLKTQHKRHLPVTVFDDFWK; via the coding sequence ATGGATTCTCTTCAAAAACAAATTGTAGAAGAAATGATGGTAACCCCGGAAATCAACCCGCAGGGAGAAATACGCCGCAGTGTTGATTTTATGAAATCGTACTTGAAAAAACATTCATTTTTGAAAAGCTTGGTCCTTGGCATTTCAGGTGGTCAGGATTCCACTTTATTAGGAAAACTTGCACAGATGGCAATCAACGAGATGAACGAGGAATCCGGGTCAGCGGATTATGCTTTTTACGCAGTGAGACTTCCTTACGGGGAGCAGGGAGATGCTGAGGACGCCATTGATGCAGTGGAATTCATTAACCCGACCGTTTCTTTGACTGTGAATGTCCAGCCGGCAGTCGATGCCAGCGTCGAAACTCTGAAGAAAAACGGCATCGAACTTTCCGACTTTGTAAAAGGAAACGAAAAGGCACGTGAACGGATGAAAGTTCAATTCGCCATTGCGGCCATGAAGGATGGTGTTGTCCTGGGTACCGATCATTCCGCTGAAGCGGTTACCGGCTTTTATACGAAGTACGGTGATGGAGCGGCAGACCTCGTTCCCCTCTTCCGTCTGAACAAACGACAAGGGAAGAAGCTCTTAATGGAACTCGGCTGTCCGGAACACTTGTACAATAAGAAACCGACGGCAGACCTTGAAGAAGACCGTCCGCAAATTCCGGATGAAGAGGCCCTTGGTGTCACTTACGATCAGCTGGACGATTATCTGGAAGGAAAAGAAGTGCCTCTTGAAGCAAAGAAAGCTATTGAAGGTCATTACCTGAAAACACAGCATAAACGTCATCTGCCTGTAACGGTGTTTGATGATTTTTGGAAATAA